A region from the Aegilops tauschii subsp. strangulata cultivar AL8/78 chromosome 5, Aet v6.0, whole genome shotgun sequence genome encodes:
- the LOC141023049 gene encoding ubiquitin-like-specific protease ESD4 — protein MDSALSRAGAVRRVLDEYTIRDKSFIPLNVGNTHWITVVMHNRKKQFQVMDSLYPLDTVKALQLAISIDMEEANRITPGKYPDVTKWPITAQMDMPQQEDGNSCGLFVIEVMEHWDGERWTADFTKDTVNARRRRLVAELVLSPTNTLECVKNKICDIAKKSKA, from the exons ATGGATAGTGCACTGAGTAGAGCTGGAGCAGTACGTAGGGTTCTGGACGAGTATACCATCCGTGATAAG TCGTTTATCCCGTTGAACGTCGGCAATACACACTGGATCACCGTGGTGATGCACAACCgcaagaaacaattccaagttaTGGATTCGCTCTATCCTCTCGACACTGTGAAAGCACTG CAACTAGCAATATCAATTGATATGGAAGAGGCAAACCGTATTACACCTGGAAAATATCCAGACGTCACTAAGTGGCCTATCACAGCTCAGATGGACATGCCACAACAAGAGGACGG GAACTCTTGTGGCCTTTTTGTGATTGAAGTTATGGAGCATTGGGACGGGGAACGATGGACTGCCGATTTTACCAAG GACACGGTTAATGCAAGGAGAAGACGTCTCGTCGCCGAGTTGGTTCTCTCACCTACCAACACGCTCGAATGTGTGAAGAACAAAATTTGCGACATCGCAAAGAAAAGCAAGGCGTGA